In Vicia villosa cultivar HV-30 ecotype Madison, WI unplaced genomic scaffold, Vvil1.0 ctg.005243F_1_1, whole genome shotgun sequence, the following proteins share a genomic window:
- the LOC131642539 gene encoding serine/threonine-protein kinase RHS3-like encodes MPDFPKMDHNISEERFDKRMNTRSCPNSGNTSPTRNKKLNQEKKDAYTNEYSANEATRPMDQGSKTDAKFANKTKPQKEKKDAYTNEYSANEATRPMDQGSKTDVKFANKTKPQKLSPPNQNISDAFSRQSPKGSRMPSNSEPATSLVTGVSKGMSNHTKNNSQGGMPGSGTSSRSDSLESTSSNIRPHTGGDVRWDAVNMVLKSGPLNLSHFRLLKRIGYGDIGSVYLVELKGTDAHFAMKVMDKAALISRNKLLRSQTEREILGLLDHPFLPTLYSYFETDKFYCLVMEYCSGGDLHSLRQKQPNKCFSEEAARFYASEVLLALEYLHMLGIVYRDLKPENLLVRDEGHIMLSDFDLSLRCSVSPTLVKSSSTHAANGSGSDSGGIFNDDQAVQGAAQTSSSFFPRILPKKNRKAKSDFGLLANGNRLPELMAEPTNVRSMSFVGTHEYLAPEIIKGEGHGSAVDWWTFGIFLYELLHGATPFKGSGYKATLFNVVGQPLRFPDNPQTSQVAKDLIRGLLIKEPQKRIAYKRGATEIKQHPFFEGVNWALVRSAMPPHIPDVIDFSKYARKETGPPPVDKKLPDVTGDKKSKNSTDNSYVDFEYF; translated from the exons ATGCCTGATTTTCCTAAG ATGGATCACAATATATCCGAAGAACGTTTTGACAAACGTATGAATACTCGTAGTTGTCCGAATTCAGGAAACACTTCACCAACTCGTAACAAAAAGTTGAATCAAGAAAAAAAAGATGCATACACAAATGAATATTCTGCAAATGAAGCTACTAGACCTATGGACCAAGGTTCTAAAACTGATGcgaaatttgcaaacaaaacaaaaccgcagaaagaaaaaaaagatgcatACACAAATGAATATTCTGCAAATGAAGCTACTAGACCTATGGACCAAGGTTCTAAGACTGATGTGAAATTCGCAAACAAAACGAAACCGCAGAAACTAAGTCCTCCGAACCAAAACATTTCTGATGCTTTTTCAAGACAAAGTCCAAAGGGGTCGAGGATGCCTTCGAACTCTGAGCCTGCAACTTCATTAGTAACAGGAGTTTCAAAGGGTATGTCTAATCATACAAAGAATAATAGTCAAGGTGGCATGCCCGGAAGTGGAACTAGCTCACGAAGCGACAGTTTGGAGAGCACGAGTTCAAACATTAGGCCACATACTGGTGGTGATGTGAGATGGGATGCAGTTAACATGGTTTTGAAAAGTGGTCCTTTGAATCTTAGCCATTTTCGGCTTCTTAAGCGTATCGGTTACGGTGACATTGGAAGTGTTTATCTTGTGGAACTTAAAGGGACTGATGCTCATTTTGCTATGAAAGTAATGGACAAGGCTGCTCTTATAAGTAGAAACAAGCTTCTTAGATCACAAACTGAAAGGGAGATTCTTGGACTTCTTGATCACCCTTTTTTGCCTACTTTGTATTCTTACTTTGAAACTGATAAGTTTTATTGTCTCGTTATGGAGTACTGTAGTGGTGGCGATCTTCATTCGCTTCGACAGAAACAGCCTAATAAGTGTTTCAGCGAAGAAGCTGCAAG GTTCTATGCTTCAGAAGTTTTGTTAGCTCTCGAGTATCTGCACATGCTCGGCATTGTATACCGAGACTTAAAGCCGGAGAATCTATTAGTCAGAGATGAAGGTCACATCATGCTCTCCGATTTCGACTTATCGCTCCGCTGCTCCGTCAGTCCAACACTGGTCAAATCATCTTCCACCCACGCAGCAAACGGAAGCGGGAGCGATTCTGGAGGCATATTCAACGACGACCAAGCAGTGCAAGGCGCTGCTCAGACATCATCTAGCTTCTTCCCACGAATCTTGCCCAAGAAAAATCGTAAGGCAAAATCCGACTTCGGCCTATTAGCCAACGGGAACCGCCTTCCCGAGCTAATGGCCGAACCAACCAACGTTAGATCAATGTCATTCGTAGGAACACACGAGTATCTCGCGCCGGAAATCATCAAAGGCGAAGGACACGGCAGTGCAGTAGACTGGTGGACATTCGGAATCTTCTTGTACGAGTTACTGCACGGCGCAACGCCTTTCAAAGGCTCGGGATACAAAGCGACGCTTTTCAACGTTGTTGGCCAGCCGTTACGGTTTCCGGATAATCCTCAAACAAGTCAAGTGGCTAAGGATCTTATCAGAGGATTGTTGATCAAGGAACCTCAGAAGAGAATTGCATATAAAAGAGGAGCAACAGAGATAAAACAGCATCCATTTTTTGAAGGAGTGAATTGGGCACTAGTTAGAAGTGCAATGCCACCACATATACCAGATGTTATAGACTTTTCAAAGTATGCTAGAAAGGAAACAGGACCACCACCAGTTGATAAGAAGTTGCCAGATGTTACTGGGgataaaaaaagcaaaaattcAACTGATAATTCTTATGTAGATTTTGAGTATTTTTAG
- the LOC131642541 gene encoding mediator of RNA polymerase II transcription subunit 22a-like: protein MNKGGPGGSGPTTAAAAAAAQKQKTLLQRVEGDIANIVDNFSQLVNVARVNDPPVRNSQEAFMMEMRAARMVQAADSLLKLVSELKQTAIFSGFASLNDHVEQRKVEFNQLAEKTDHTLSRIGEEAAASLKELESHYSSSAQKTIQDIQQP, encoded by the exons ATGAACAAAGGTGGACCAGGCGGCAGTGGGCCCACTACGGCAGCGGCTGCAGCTGCGGCTCAGAAGCAGAAGACATTGTTGCAGAGAGTGGAAGGTGATATTGCCAACATTGTTGACAATTTCAGCCAACTTGTCAATGTTGCCAGG GTAAATGATCCACCTGTTAGGAATTCACAAGAGGCTTTTATGATGGAAATGCGAGCTGCTAGGATG GTCCAAGCTGCTGACTCTCTACTTAAATTGGTGTCAGAGCTGAAGCAGACTGCAATATTTTCAGGATTTGCTTCTCTTAATGACCATGTAGAACAAAGAAAGGTTGAGTTTAACCAACTGGCAGAAAAAACAGACCACACACTGTCTAGGATTGGAGAGGAAGCTGCAGCTAGCCTTAAAGAACTCGAATCCCATTATTCTTCTTCTGCGCAAAAGACTATTCAAGATATACAACAACCATAA